AGATAAGGCGTTGCTGATGTTTGGGTGGGTCTGAAGAAGAAAGGGAGAATAAATGTGGAGATAGTTGCTTCGAAAAGGAAAGGAGGGGATATAATCTTGCTGTCTGCAGCATGCGTTGCTGGAAGAGCTAGAAAGTCGAGCCAGGTTGCTGTGAAATCCAACACTTAATTTAATAGGCTTAGATGTTGATAATTTTGTTGCTAAAATGTGGTTTCCAGTTAGTTATTTGAGCCCTGTTTTTTTAACAAAATGCAGGTAACCATACTACAGTTTGTTTCTTGCAATGAAGGTGTAGCTTGGGCAATGATGTTCACGCCCTTCAGGTAAAACAAGATTGCAAACAGAAGAACTGTGATTATGCTGTCCTTTCGTAAGAACCAATCTGCAAACGCTCAAGAGAACAGGCTACCAGTCAGGTGCTGTTTTGTCAGGCTTCAGACAGATTTACACCTATATATAAACTTCAAGCATATCAAACAATACTTGACGAAAGATCTAAAACCTACTCACAAATTCTTAAGGTAGTTATGAGTTGACACAAATTCTCATGGAATCCAATGAATTGCCAATCTCAAATGCAGGAGGCAATAACAGTGACAGATTAATTTGAGCAGGCACAATCAATGTAACCCGAAAAACCAGAGCTGGGCCGGGGTCAATTACCCCCATCCGCTGACGGCGTAGTAGGGTGCGTTGGAGAGCAGCGTCTCGTCGACGTCGAACACCCAGGCCGGCATGGCTCCCCCCTCGCCCGACGCGAACGCCTGCGCGGCGAAGGCGAGGGATTCGGCGGCCGCGACGGCGGAGTCGGACGCGTAGCGCTCGCCCTCCATGTACGCGCGCACGGACGCCCCGCAGCGCGCCGGCACGGTGCGCCAGGGGCCCGCGTTGGCCGTCTCCACCGACAGCCTCCAGCTGTCGCAGAAGAGCGCGTCCGCGTCGGAGACGCCCCAGGACACGGCGGTGGGGACGTCCGTGACCTGGCGGAGGACGGGCTcggcgccggcgacggcgacgacgaccgCCGCTGCGGCCGCGAGAACGAGGAGGATGCGGCGCATTGTGGGCGGCGATGGGCTAGGTCTCGGGTTCCGCCCGGGGTCCGGCCTTCGCCGTCGGGGATGGATGGCTTTGCCCGATTTGGCGATTACCGGAGAGGTTGGACGAGCGCAAGGCGCCCCATGGGGAATCTTTGGCTGGTATATTGGCGTGTCGCCGTGGGGCACCGTGACTGAATTTCGAGGGACCCGCAAGGCCGCAACTTCTCCGTTTGACGGAAGATGGCCCCACAGGTTTCGGGGCCCAGTTGCCAGTCACGGTTAGATTATCCCTGACGGAATTGTCAGGGTGTTTTGCAAATCCGTCCTCCTGTACATGGCAGCGGTCCGGCCCTCAAATGTCCCCGTTTGCAACCACAATCCCTACTTTTAAAATTTCAAACCCCATGTAAATATATGCACTCGATCATCACACATAAACAATGGAtagtaaacataaataaataaaaaatcctACATAAAAATGCAATAGTGCAAACATAAAATTTGTCCACGGTGCATAATTTAAACATAAAGAATAGTTCGGTGATTTCCAGCGTGGATCCACATATGCTCCACAAGATCATTGAAAAGTTGCATGTGACTATGTTGATCTCGAAGTTGTCGATGCATTTCAAGAAAGTTGGCAACATGCTCCAGCTCTTGTTCTGCGTGACGGACTTGAACTTGTCCGGAGGAGTTGCACTTACGGGGGTGGCATTTGGCGGCAACGAACTTGTCCGGTGGCGGCATGGTCAGCGGCGTTGTGGGTTCTGCCTCCAGTGACGGCGTTTGTGGGTTGGGTATGACGACGGAGTTACGATGGCGTCTATGTAGACGAagcagaaaaaaaaggaaagatagAGGGCATGTCGAGGACATCTTCAAGAGATTTGGCTCAAGGCCTTGCCGTCAATCCGACGTGGCGAACACGCCCGGACGTCCCCATTTACACTTTGGGGCTTCAGAAGCATCAAATGGTTGCTTCTCAGAAGAATGACTTCTCCAAAGATGGTGATTACTAGAACCTTGATATCACAAAATGACAAGTTGTGTAACATATACAGAAGACAATGCTTGACGATGGGTATGATAAAACACTCATCACATGAGCAAATGTGACAATAGAATAACATTGGACATTTTCTTGTTGATTGATCTAACGTAAATCAAAAGGGTGTCGAAACAGTGTGGACGAGTACCAGGTCTAAGTTGTGATTGGATCTATCAAGATTGGTACATGGTGATGGACTGGTGGATATTGAAATCAATGGAAGTGTTCGAAAGTCAAAAATATAAAAAAGTCTGAAGATTACAAACCGTGTGTCCTGTAGTGTTTAGTACACACACAAAAGTGTCAAGGACATGGTAGAAGGAGACTCATATTGTAGCTAAGGCCATGCAAAAAAGATTATCCTAGAAAAATGATGACACATTTACAAATTCAATTTAGGATGGCTAAAGGATATCGATGAAATTTTCTTCATTTTTTGCTACATGAGGGAAGTCAACAACAACAAAGATGTTTGGTTCAAATAACTCTTATATGTGGCCTATACTATGTAAGTTGCTCACTTTCACACAGACCAAGAAAGTGGCTAACATGATGTGATACAAGGGTGTTGTCAGATATGATGACTTGAAGATCAATGTGGTAACGTTTAATGGATACTCTAGAAGCGGGGAACACAAAATGGGAGTGGGAAAGAAATTATATTTTTGCGGAAATACAGAGTGTGATGAAGTAAAGATGGGACTACAGTTGAAAGTGAATCGTGTGAAGTTAAGAGAGCGGTACCAAATGTCAGGATAGAGTTTCAAATGCAAGGTACAAGGATTTGTGCATGACAACTTCAATATGACGAAGTACATATTCTTATCATTGTGTTTGAGTCTAACACGTGTAACTTGGACCTAAGATATAAATGCATCACTGGTAGGTAAAACAAACTAGGCAAAGCTGGTAGAGTATTCACGGGATCATGAGATACATTCAAGCTGAATCTCATTTAAAATCTTGGTGATGTGTCATGGTTGCTTGTACTCTATGATCAACAAGTATGTCTTGGATGCGTCGCCGGGCCCGCTGAGCCAACCCGCCCCTCCGGCTGGTGTTGTTGGCGGTAGAGCCTT
This portion of the Triticum dicoccoides isolate Atlit2015 ecotype Zavitan chromosome 7A, WEW_v2.0, whole genome shotgun sequence genome encodes:
- the LOC119330691 gene encoding acid phosphatase 1-like, which gives rise to MRRILLVLAAAAAVVVAVAGAEPVLRQVTDVPTAVSWGVSDADALFCDSWRLSVETANAGPWRTVPARCGASVRAYMEGERYASDSAVAAAESLAFAAQAFASGEGGAMPAWVFDVDETLLSNAPYYAVSGWGLQEFNETSFDAWVDVAKAPALPSSLKLYNELQGLGFHIILLTGRSELQRNATEDNLLFAGYNSWEKLILRQISDIGKTAVQYKSERRAAMEAEGFKILGNSGDQWSDLIGLPMATRSFKLPNPMYFIS